DNA sequence from the Scylla paramamosain isolate STU-SP2022 chromosome 4, ASM3559412v1, whole genome shotgun sequence genome:
TAggaagtactttgcatttgctgTGGTCTCAGGATTGGAGTAGATGCAGGGTAGAGAATAGTCTTATGAAGAAGTAAGAATAAACCAGTGTATGTTGTTGAGCCttgctgtggatgtgtgtgcCCTGCTATGCTGTGTCTGGGATCCCGAGGTGTAGTTTGGGGAGTCATGAGACTGTCCTCTTTCACCAGGGGCCAGTGGTGCTAAGAGTGAATGTGTGATGGTTTATCTGAGCTACCTGTTGTGGGGTTACCAGCTTGGTATATAGATAGGAAGATACATATGTGACATAATCAATCCTGAATGACAGTATTTAACGATACGATATTCATATCCTGCTAATTTTATTCAATCATTTGTAAATAACTCGCACATTACCTACAGCTCTGAATAACCTTCAAGGTTTTGAACAAGTGCTTGTGAACTGATAAGATGGTACATGATTAGATATACCCATCAGAAAAAGAGCTGCTGGTTCCAGTATCCTTCCCTTTTCACTTTTGTCTGCACTGCTCTGTGATTACACTCTTACAACATGGCTGAATATGCTTTTTGCCCTAAAGCTGTACAGTTCAGAAGgcatttgtgttgtgttttaacaGTTACAACAGTTTCTCTTGCAGTGCATTCTGTAAgggagcatctctctctctctctctctctctctctctctctctctctctctctctctctctctctctctctctcctctctctctctctctctctctctctctctcctctctctctctctctctctctctctctctctctctctctctcctctctctctctctctctctctctctctctctctctctctctctctctctctctctctctctctctctctctccacaaaggCATCTTGGTTTTGGACACCACTTCCTAAATGTCCACAGACTCAAGCAAAGTTTAGAAGCATTATCAAATGAAGTTAGTATCATAGCTTTATGCAAAAGGTGACCATTTAATTTTTACATAGTGCAGATAATCTCTAATTTTCATCAAGGTTTTGCTATATTAGTGAAAAATTAAATTTTACATGTGACAGTTTTATTTGATATTGTCTTCCTCAATGGAAAAATATATTTCACAATTTGCAAACGCAATATGTTTACCtttgtttatataatttacTAATTAATGGTCTCTTGATGCATCAGGATTTATGAAATACTTCACTTTGCATGGATGCCCATAGAAAACTATTATATAGTGTCCAACTTATTAGCCTCTTTTATGAAGACAAAAGCACCTATGCATAGATACTTTTGAAATGAGATAATTTTTGTTATTGCAACATTGGAGTGGTGACAATGATAGTGGGTGTATGGGGATGTTTGGGGAGGTGTCTAGTAACCTCACCTCCCTGCCTCAGTAATTGTATCAACAACACTTGTCTCTTGTTTCATCTGCATTCCTCACTACTGCAGTGACTCACTGGATAGTGTTATATTTTACCCATATTTAACCTTCAGCGACAGCAGCAACACTGATTTCATTACAGGGTCAAGGCCTCTCCAAATGTGTTTAGGTTTTATAGCATGCCATGGTTGCTAGGGCATGTTGGCAGAGTTGCCTGGTAGCAGGGTTACAACTTGTCATCTTATTTCCTTAGGTGTCAGTAAGTGAAcacagacaggaaagaaaacaaacttagATAATTACCTTCATCCAGTTGTGAATTCAAACCCAGGAGCTCTCAATTTTAAGTTGAATGTGCTAACATCTAGGGCCACGGATCAAACGAGAATGGTGGTATAACTTATTTTTGGCAGGTCAGGCCCAGCACAGGTGTTAGATAAGTTATAAGTGACAAGTAAAATGTCCTCCATGTCTGTGGAGAATAAACAGCTATCCAGTTAGTttttaaaaaatgtaaaaaatctgtcaggaaagaaagaaaaagttacaAAATGCAATTTTCCAAATACTTACCAAAAGATAACTTTGGTACCAGTAGAAATGTTCTATGTGGCTTCAGCTGTCAGCAGTTTataatttcactttttattctatctcatttatctatttgttttatttaatatacgtatatatttttcatttatatatttgtttatttatttattcatttatttattgatttatcaatcattttattttattttaccttacGTACAAGACTCAAGAATTGTGAAATTTAAATTAATCCCTGTAACGAcaacaacataataaaaaaaagtaccataCTGTCATCTGTAGCCAATGTCCAGTTATAATGTGAATGGGAGGAAAAGTGGCTTCATCAAAATTTTGTATGGATTGCTGCTTATGCTGATTGAAATATAGTGTTACAGAAAATTGTTGACATGTACCTGTAGTAAAACCAGAGTAATTTGGGAGTCAGGGTGGGGTCAGACTGTGGTGCAGCGCTGCCTCTTTTTTCCAAAACAAAGCCATGTGGGTCACCTCCCAGGGGACATGTAGAGAGTAATTCCTGTCAAGGTGAGGTCACCTGTGCCTTGCCATTCACTATGGAATATACATCGTTTTGGtttctttgtcatttatttttcatcaagtAAATATTTCCTTATATTCCTTCAAATCACCATATAAATATTATTAAACATAAGATACATGCAAATCTTAAACCTGGTGTGAAGTAACAAAAGTAGCATGTCAGATGAGGTCACCACCTCACCAAGGCCTGGGTCAGTCTGGGAAGGTGAGTGTTGCCCTTCATGATGAgtttaacatatttttttcattaaggaAATAGCATACTTCCCACTTGTATTCCTTTAGATTACATTCTAAATATATTTAAACATAACATAATTACCGACCATAGCACTGCTATAAAAGTtaaagagaataacattttcTTAGCCACACCACAATATTTCCACCACATTTCTTTATTGATGTATagatgtacatgtacatgtatataTTAAAATATCCCACATAATTACTTTATGTGGGATATTTTAATATAtacatgaaaattatatctattatttttcagtcttatttCAAGCATCTTTTAGATGTATCACAGAAGTTACTTGATGTAGTTAGTGGAAAAGTGGCAGTGCTGTACCCACACCCTGACCTCACCCAAACCACCAAATTAGTCTGGTTTTTACTATAGCATCTAGTGTTTGTATCTCAGGGAAAACTCTGTAAATTATCTGAAGGAAAATTATCTGAAGGTGTACCCCTGCACAGTTCCTCCATGCAAATCTTAATATTTAGAAATACAtttcaaataaaataataaatcagtATGGGTCACAAAGCAGCAGATGGTATTACTCTTATTccaaaacattaattatacaaGATTTTTAgaattccctttctcttccataaATGTGTAGCAAAAGATCAGCATCTACTCTTCACTTCAAGCCTCATATACTTTCAGGAATGAGACAGATATTTGAATGGTCTGGGCTTCCTTCATGTTCTTTATTCCATTGGTCTCATCATTCATCAAGTGACTGAAGTATTTGTTGGaaagtgctgttgttgtttaacATATCTTTATTGATTCTCTGGATTATGACACTTACAGCAACTTATATCATAAATGCATTTACCATAAAGTTGTCATGTGTTATGttggatgagatgaaaagcttggCAAATGTTGTGCATTGATCATGTGCTATAGAATAGTTCATTATATAATTCATTAATGAATGCATTACTTAAATACCAGTTTTGTATGAAGACAGACTGTGTATTagtgaaatttgggtttttagGATGATGATGTATAGAAACGGGTGTGTACCAAAAATAGCTTCGGTAATGTGAGTATGCACTGCTTTTGGAAGAGATACTTCTCCAACAAATGAAGAGTTCAGTTGCAGACTTAAGATAGAGTGCATGAGTGAAGTAATGATAATGGGCAGATTGTATTGGCTTAACCATGTGGAGGCATGTGGAATGGGTAGACtaaagaacaaaataagatgaaattCCAAGGAAGGACTTGAAAGCAAAGAATTAATAGTGAAGATGTACACAACCATAACTTGGTGAGGTAATATTTGTCTTTCAGATTTTGTAGAAACCACTGTAAGTTAATTGCTAAAATTTTATTGAAGAAACCATTATTCAGTATACTGATGTAAAGTTAGGATAGTTATGAACTGGATGAGTAAAATCTGTGAAGCAAGTAAAAGAACAAGGTTAAttgattgttttgttgttccCTGACAACAGGGTCATATAGCACTGAAGAATGATAGAACTGAAAATCATTACAGTTTTATACTTAGAAAGGTATCAGTTTTATACTTAGAAAGGAATATCAGAGTTTTTATCATCTatattcttgtaatatcttaTGACACCAGAGGAGTGTTTCTCAAACTGGGTGCTGCAGCACTGCAAGTTACCACAGACAGTACCCAGGGGTGCTGCAAGATTATCATGAATTTTGTCTTGGCTAGATCAtctcagtattattcatttgtaAAATACCATTTGCAGAAATCTGCCTACAATATATATTTGGGCATGTACTGTATGTTGATTTTGACCAAAGTATGGATAATGATTTTAATTCTTCAATTAAAGTAATTCAAACATGTACAGTTGTATGTAAAAATTAAATTGATGTAAGATTGGAGGTGATAGTGAAAAGGAGATGCCACAGAAAGGGTTACATAAGTTCAGTGTGCCATCACTTAAAAatgtttgagaaccactgcacCTGAGTATTAGATTATATTTCATGGGAAAGAATAGAATGTCATTCAGGGGTGCAAATAACTTGGCCCTGTTCAGGTAATATGGTCACAAAATCTGAACTGTGCAGCCTGTTGAacaactgttattttttttttttttttttttttccagaaacattCCACAATGGTGGATTACTACAAGATCCTGGAGGTCAACAGAAGTGCATCTGTGGCTGAGATTAAAAAAGCCTACAGACGCTTGGCTCTGAAGTGGCATCCAGACAAGAATCCAGATAACCAAGATGAAGCTACTAAGAAATTTAAGGAAATCTCAGAAGCTTATGAAGTGTTAagtgatgagaaaaagagaaaggtaagaaCGAACATTTGCACCTttctgttactgtgtgtgtgggtgtgcttgTAATGTAATCCTTTATTCAAAGTTACATTGGTTCCCttcctatcattttttttttctttgaatcaagaagaaaaggaagaaaaaataaactgacCCTATTTATGTGTATAGAAGGAATACCAGAAAGATGGTAAATATACACAGTCATGTGGGAAATTTTGTAAAGAGTTCCAGTTAATATCACACTTGAACATGTTACTTAGGCCctcatatagagagagagagagagagagagagagagagagagagagagagagagagatgtaaccTTTTAAAGATAAGGAACTTAAATGaggtgtgggggtgggggtgggtggggtgtgtgtgtgtgtgttttaattatgTTTGTAATTATGTATTATTTAAAGATACAAATGTTTctacaaaggaatataatgagacatttgaaaaaaaaagtacatttctAATATTTTCTCATGATTCACACAATAAAATTGACCTTCAGTGACATTGTGGTTATGAATATTTCAGTTCATTCCACAGCAAGTGAAAAATTGTATTCTAATGAAAGCAAACAAGAAGAATGGAGGTGCACTTGAAACCAACAAAAATTTTGcttatgaaaataaatacatggaaagtcaGCAATAGTATGTGACagatattgattttatttataatcATTTATAGTTCATTTAtaattttgtgtattattttgtattcataAGTACTATCCACTTCAATGCACTTTCTTtggaaaaataaagagtggCAATATATTTCAAGAACATAGAAAAGTTATAAAAGGTTCAAATACAAGAAAATCCTAAGAATACTGGTGTAAGACCACAGGTTTAATGAAAGACATTGGAAATAATCAGATTAAaatattttgttacttttgtgCTGTGGATGTCAAGAATTAACATATCATAGCTTgatattttgtcttgtttttttgtttatttgtaatgtttattcatagcattctctctctctctctctctctctctctctctctctctctctctctctctctctctctctctctctctctctctctctctctctctctctctctctctctctctctctctctctctctctctctctctcctcatgaaAATGCAGTTATATAAAAATAGAGAATCTCTTCCCTGCTTGGATATTTAGTACATATCTGTTGATTCATTTAACAACTTAATATAATTCTGCTGTTGAAGTTCTCTAATAGCTCAAGCTCATATAACAAtgatgagataaaaataaaagtcgGAAGTATTaggtacagtaaaaaaaaaaaaatatatatatatatatatatatatatatatatatatatatatatatatatatatatatatatatatatatatatatatatatatatatatatatatatatatatatatatatacatagaagttttatgttctttgtttttgttttcttatttatttatttatttatttatttatttatttgcttgtttgttttacctatttatttacttatttatctattcattgaATTGGTAATTTATCAACCACTTTTCATACGGTTTGTTAtcagtaatgaaataaatataccagtgctaccaaaaaaatataaataaataaataagtaaacctgtttgtattttatatatGATTAGATTAAGAGAGTGACATCAGTTCTTGTAGCAATCATCTGACAGCTGACCGAATGATGGTTTAGGAGATGGTCGTTAATCACAAAATAAAACTAGAAAATTTTGACGTGTAACGCTGCTCTTGTTGGACACTTCATAATAGTAATGATCTGCTTGGACTTGGTGAACTAGTTatgaattaaaagaaataagacaacatatttttaattaattggtTGAAATTTTAAGAGTCATTTGCTTCATTATAGAAACATGCATTTTAATCTGTAAAATTTTATCATTCTAGATTTATGACCAGTTTGGAAAGGAGGGCCTGCAGAgtggtggtggccctggacCCACTCGACCCCGCACGTCTCGCACCACAAGGCATCACTACAGGTTCGATGATGACTTTGACTACACCTTCCCGACATTCACCTTTAGAGACCCAGAGGAAGTATTCCGAGAATTTTTTGGTGGAGATCCTTTCGCTGAGCTTTTCAATTTCGATCCATTTGAATCTATGGGCCATAGTAGCAACAGGCGGCGACGGCAAGGTCGGCGAGTTCCTGGCCAGCAGGGACCACCAGAGcaaaaccaccaccataactCCATCTCCAGCGGCTTTTTGTCACCTTTCTCCACACTGTTTGGCTCCCCTATGTTCTCTCCATTTGGAGGACTTGGACTTGAGGGTATTGAGGGTGGAGGTGGATTTACCTCATTTTCATCACACTCATTTTCCAACCTGGGAGGTCCTGGTGTGAAGCGATCCTCAACATCCACCAAATTTGtcaatggaaagaaaattactaCCAAGAAGGTGTGTGAGGGTGGCCAAGAAACTGTGATGACCTTTGAAAATGATGTTTTGAAGTCTAAAACAGTCAATGGTGTTCCACAAGCCTTACAGTATTAGGATGAAAAACTTCAAGGACAAAActtgttttgaaagtttt
Encoded proteins:
- the LOC135100041 gene encoding dnaJ homolog subfamily B member 6-like isoform X1, yielding MKQKHSTMVDYYKILEVNRSASVAEIKKAYRRLALKWHPDKNPDNQDEATKKFKEISEAYEVLSDEKKRKIYDQFGKEGLQSGGGPGPTRPRTSRTTRHHYRFDDDFDYTFPTFTFRDPEEVFREFFGGDPFAELFNFDPFESMGHSSNRRRRQGRRVPGQQGPPEQNHHHNSISSGFLSPFSTLFGSPMFSPFGGLGLEGIEGGGGFTSFSSHSFSNLGGPGVKRSSTSTKFVNGKKITTKKVCEGGQETVMTFENDVLKSKTVNGVPQALQY
- the LOC135100041 gene encoding dnaJ homolog subfamily B member 6-like isoform X2: MVDYYKILEVNRSASVAEIKKAYRRLALKWHPDKNPDNQDEATKKFKEISEAYEVLSDEKKRKIYDQFGKEGLQSGGGPGPTRPRTSRTTRHHYRFDDDFDYTFPTFTFRDPEEVFREFFGGDPFAELFNFDPFESMGHSSNRRRRQGRRVPGQQGPPEQNHHHNSISSGFLSPFSTLFGSPMFSPFGGLGLEGIEGGGGFTSFSSHSFSNLGGPGVKRSSTSTKFVNGKKITTKKVCEGGQETVMTFENDVLKSKTVNGVPQALQY